The following coding sequences are from one Streptomyces sp. NBC_01294 window:
- a CDS encoding Na+/H+ antiporter: MRSVGTVLFLVVLATLVATGARRWRIPAPSLLVVAGLFVALLPGAPEIHITPEIIGLVVLPPLLYASAEELSWRELRAVWKPVSVLAVGLVLASAAVVGFVASALTPLSWQMALVLGAVLASTDPVAVTALGRRLALPPRVQVMVQAESLFNDATSLVLFRVAVSVAIASSAVSWGSAGSEFALLAGGGTLIGAAIAGVVMLIRRRIEDPVLETVVALVTPYAAYVLAETAHTSGVTSVVVAGVLVGGSGDRLTSARIRLQLHAVYGTVVFLLESVVFSLIGLSLPGLIRELGDENRLWPVYALALAGTVITVRVLWIFPLSALLQGKNGKAKTNWRIPAVLSWAGTRGVMPLAAALSIPIAAADGSPLAQRPLVLVLTSSVVVVTLVVQGFTLAAVVRRSGIGLEPDHTEREEVGARLSLAEAGLRRLDELSGLEAAPEAVLDRLRRALQARRDHAHDRLGDDEGPYESADQVYRHLRRDLINVEAAELRRLYDDHHISDTTRRQLQRTLDLEEARLSDL, encoded by the coding sequence ATGCGCAGCGTTGGTACGGTCTTGTTTCTCGTCGTCCTCGCCACCCTCGTCGCGACTGGTGCGCGCCGCTGGCGCATACCGGCTCCCTCCTTGCTCGTCGTCGCGGGCCTCTTCGTCGCCCTGCTGCCCGGGGCCCCCGAGATACACATCACCCCGGAGATCATCGGCCTCGTCGTCCTGCCGCCCCTGCTGTACGCCAGCGCCGAGGAGCTGTCGTGGCGCGAGCTGCGTGCGGTGTGGAAGCCGGTGTCCGTGCTCGCCGTGGGTCTCGTACTGGCCTCGGCCGCGGTGGTGGGATTCGTGGCCTCCGCGCTGACTCCCCTGTCCTGGCAGATGGCGCTGGTCCTCGGGGCTGTGCTCGCGAGTACCGACCCGGTGGCGGTCACCGCGCTCGGCCGGCGGCTCGCGCTGCCGCCCAGGGTCCAGGTCATGGTCCAGGCCGAGAGCCTGTTCAACGACGCCACCTCCCTCGTCCTCTTCCGGGTCGCGGTGAGCGTTGCGATCGCCTCCTCCGCGGTCTCCTGGGGCAGCGCCGGCAGTGAGTTCGCCCTGCTTGCCGGAGGCGGCACCCTGATCGGGGCCGCGATCGCCGGCGTCGTGATGCTGATCCGGCGCCGCATCGAGGACCCGGTCCTGGAAACGGTGGTCGCGCTCGTCACCCCGTACGCCGCCTACGTCCTGGCCGAGACCGCCCACACGTCCGGCGTCACCTCCGTGGTCGTGGCCGGCGTCCTCGTGGGCGGCAGCGGCGATCGCCTGACCAGCGCACGCATCCGCCTCCAACTGCACGCCGTCTACGGCACGGTGGTCTTCCTCCTCGAAAGCGTGGTCTTCAGCCTGATCGGGCTCTCCCTGCCGGGCCTGATCCGCGAGCTGGGCGACGAGAACCGGCTCTGGCCGGTGTACGCACTGGCCCTGGCCGGCACCGTCATCACGGTACGGGTCCTGTGGATCTTTCCGCTCTCCGCCCTCCTCCAGGGGAAGAACGGGAAGGCCAAAACCAACTGGCGGATCCCCGCCGTCCTGTCGTGGGCGGGAACCCGGGGTGTCATGCCTCTCGCCGCAGCCTTGTCCATCCCCATCGCCGCTGCGGACGGATCTCCGCTGGCTCAGCGCCCTTTGGTGCTGGTCCTGACCTCGTCCGTCGTGGTCGTCACCCTCGTCGTCCAGGGCTTCACCCTCGCCGCGGTCGTCCGCCGCTCGGGGATCGGCCTCGAACCGGATCACACCGAACGCGAGGAGGTCGGCGCGCGACTGAGTCTGGCCGAAGCGGGTCTGCGCCGGCTGGACGAACTGTCCGGGCTCGAGGCCGCACCCGAGGCGGTACTCGATCGACTCCGTCGTGCCCTGCAAGCCCGCCGCGACCACGCCCACGACAGGCTCGGCGACGACGAGGGGCCGTACGAGTCCGCCGACCAGGTCTACCGACACCTGCGCCGCGACCTGATCAATGTCGAGGCCGCTGAACTCCGGCGCCTCTACGACGACCACCACATCAGCGACACCACCCGCCGACAGCTCCAGCGCACGCTCGACCTGGAAGAGGCACGGCTCTCCGACCTGTGA
- the kdpF gene encoding K(+)-transporting ATPase subunit F, whose protein sequence is MSTETVVGIVIAVSLVGYLVLAFLFPEKF, encoded by the coding sequence GTGAGTACCGAGACTGTCGTAGGCATCGTCATCGCAGTGAGCCTGGTCGGATATCTCGTCCTGGCATTCCTCTTCCCGGAAAAGTTCTGA
- a CDS encoding sensor histidine kinase: MAEAVVRPGRLKVFVGAAPGVGKTYRMLDEGRRRADRGTDVVVAFVECHGRRLTEEKLAGLEVLPRVERTYRGGLYAEMDLAAVLERRPEVALVDELAHSVVPGGSHAKRWQEVEALLAAGIDVVTAVNIQHLESLGDVVEKITRVRQHETVPDEVVRRAHEIELVDLAPEALRRRMAHGNIYAPEKVDAALSHYFRVGNLTALRELALLWVAGRVDEALQKYRVEHGIGGVWETRERVVVAITGGPEGETIIRRAARIAARSAGGDLLAVHIARSDGLAAGASASALVRQRALVESLGGTYHSLVGDDVPTALTEFARAENATQLVIGTSRRGRVERFLTGRGTGETIVALSEDIDVHMVTHERAGHGRLLPSRRRTLPNSRLIAGPVLGLVLPLTLLLDQTRGSLNLTSEALLFLVTVVGVACVGGVVSALVASVTASLLLNYWFIPPVGEFTIAEPNNILALVVFAVVAGTVAATIDRSLRLSRRAARATAEAETLSSLAGSIVRGDQAVPALLERTRETFAMDSVELTAESATENTSSVCVPVGQGGYLVLRGRPLSASDRRVLAAFAAHVTVAVERARLAEAAAEVEPVKAADRMRTALLAAVSHDLRTPLAAGWAAIASLRARDVAWSEEDRGELLATADESMARLNRLVENLLDMSRLQAGALKLDLRATDLMEVLPAALDGMPADAPVIDIRSVEEAPAVLADPPLLERVVANLLSNAARHTPPGQRVLLTASALDDRVEFRVVDRGPGIPEADRENAFVPFQRLGDTDNTTGVGLGLALSRGLTEAMGGTLTPEDTPGGGLTMTLSLPGVPPPLAGRAVGPG, from the coding sequence GTGGCGGAGGCGGTTGTCCGGCCCGGAAGACTGAAAGTCTTTGTCGGGGCGGCCCCCGGCGTGGGCAAAACGTACCGGATGCTGGATGAAGGGCGGCGGCGGGCGGACCGGGGTACGGACGTGGTCGTGGCTTTCGTCGAGTGTCACGGACGCCGCCTGACCGAGGAGAAGCTGGCCGGCTTGGAGGTCCTGCCACGCGTGGAACGTACGTACCGGGGAGGCTTGTACGCCGAGATGGACCTGGCGGCCGTCCTGGAACGGCGGCCCGAGGTGGCGCTCGTCGACGAACTGGCCCACTCCGTCGTTCCCGGTGGGAGCCATGCCAAGCGCTGGCAGGAAGTGGAGGCGCTCCTCGCGGCGGGGATCGACGTGGTGACGGCCGTCAACATTCAGCATCTGGAGTCCCTGGGCGACGTCGTCGAGAAGATCACCCGGGTCCGGCAGCACGAGACCGTTCCGGACGAAGTGGTGCGCCGGGCTCATGAGATCGAGCTCGTCGACCTGGCGCCCGAGGCGCTGCGACGGCGCATGGCGCACGGGAACATCTACGCCCCGGAGAAGGTCGACGCGGCCCTGTCCCACTACTTCCGGGTCGGAAACCTCACCGCGCTGCGGGAGCTGGCGCTGCTGTGGGTGGCCGGGCGCGTGGACGAGGCACTGCAGAAGTACCGCGTCGAGCACGGCATAGGGGGAGTGTGGGAGACCCGGGAACGGGTGGTGGTCGCCATCACCGGCGGACCCGAGGGAGAAACGATCATCCGGCGGGCGGCCAGGATCGCCGCCCGCTCGGCGGGCGGTGACCTCCTCGCCGTGCACATAGCGCGCAGTGACGGCCTGGCCGCGGGAGCGTCCGCTTCAGCGCTGGTCCGCCAGCGCGCGCTGGTCGAAAGCCTCGGCGGCACCTACCACTCCCTGGTCGGCGACGATGTGCCCACGGCGCTCACCGAGTTCGCCCGCGCGGAGAACGCCACCCAGCTGGTGATCGGTACGAGCCGACGCGGTCGCGTAGAGCGCTTCCTCACCGGGCGGGGTACGGGTGAGACGATCGTCGCACTGTCCGAGGACATCGACGTTCACATGGTCACGCACGAACGGGCGGGACACGGAAGACTGCTGCCCTCGCGACGGCGGACTCTGCCGAACTCCCGCCTGATCGCCGGACCGGTACTGGGTCTCGTGCTCCCGCTCACCCTTCTACTCGATCAGACCCGGGGCAGCCTCAACCTCACCAGTGAGGCGCTGCTGTTCCTGGTGACGGTGGTCGGGGTGGCCTGCGTGGGCGGAGTGGTGTCGGCCCTCGTCGCGTCCGTGACGGCCTCGCTCCTGCTGAACTACTGGTTCATCCCGCCGGTCGGCGAGTTCACGATCGCCGAGCCCAACAACATCCTCGCGCTGGTGGTGTTCGCGGTGGTGGCGGGGACCGTCGCCGCGACGATCGACCGGTCGCTGCGGCTGTCGCGCAGGGCCGCCCGGGCGACGGCCGAGGCGGAGACGCTCTCCTCGCTCGCCGGCTCCATCGTGCGGGGGGACCAGGCCGTTCCCGCGCTCCTCGAACGGACCAGGGAGACCTTCGCCATGGACTCCGTCGAGCTCACCGCCGAATCGGCCACGGAGAACACCTCGTCCGTGTGTGTCCCGGTGGGCCAGGGCGGGTATCTCGTCCTGCGGGGGCGTCCGCTGTCCGCCTCCGACCGGCGTGTCCTGGCAGCCTTCGCCGCGCACGTCACGGTCGCGGTCGAACGGGCCCGGCTGGCCGAGGCGGCCGCCGAGGTCGAACCCGTCAAGGCAGCCGACCGGATGCGTACAGCCCTCCTCGCGGCGGTCAGCCACGATCTACGCACCCCCCTCGCGGCCGGCTGGGCCGCCATCGCATCGCTGCGCGCCCGTGACGTGGCGTGGAGCGAGGAGGACCGGGGTGAACTCCTCGCCACCGCCGACGAGTCGATGGCCCGGCTCAACCGCCTCGTCGAGAACCTCCTCGACATGAGCCGCCTGCAGGCCGGGGCCTTGAAGCTGGACCTACGAGCCACGGACCTGATGGAAGTGCTGCCCGCCGCACTGGACGGGATGCCCGCCGATGCGCCCGTCATCGACATCCGGAGCGTGGAAGAGGCCCCTGCGGTGTTGGCCGACCCACCTCTGCTCGAGCGCGTGGTCGCCAACCTGCTCAGCAACGCCGCCCGGCACACCCCACCTGGACAGCGCGTTCTGTTGACGGCCAGCGCGCTCGACGACCGTGTGGAGTTCCGGGTCGTCGACCGTGGGCCCGGAATCCCCGAGGCGGACCGCGAGAACGCGTTCGTGCCGTTCCAGCGCCTCGGCGACACCGACAACACCACGGGCGTCGGGCTCGGGCTCGCCCTCTCCCGGGGACTCACCGAGGCGATGGGCGGCACGCTGACGCCCGAGGACACCCCGGGAGGCGGCCTGACCATGACCCTGTCGCTGCCCGGCGTTCCTCCGCCCCTCGCAGGGCGTGCTGTGGGGCCTGGCTGA
- a CDS encoding cytochrome P450, translating into MSMRSTRPLLSLYRAIYTAGVVAPLMAAMLALWFGLSRPSWTGLIIAAALIGLLLFIARRRLAEFRSLHHLPGPKPSFFLGNTVDLLAGGHGGRHETLQALHAEYGPIVRLHLAWGSSPFVSLSYVSPNLYKKDLDSHRRADRTVLARSLMGVEGGELHRSRRQVMSPSLTNRRVAERAYVLKDVSSVYVDKWKHVDETYDGLQSDLRDWSVNCLSAFLFGDDWHVQADLHEYHRALGAIEEEVSFRAFHPFFVRWIFPRRRRRVRSAYRQVAVVLGAVMSRREQRVPPSCPAHQRPDDLLDRLTQSPWSSEDRVEEMMSLVLGGADPMSYVLSQALVMLSLDPHVQEKARKAIEAAPPEDGDTIPEPYVRNIVYETLRLFPPVPFSAKFTNDLTLEERGGNIPPGTVVMWMKNAIGKNPSIFSEADRFNPDRFSADSTEHDTINDFLPFGAGPRHCIGNRLAEQQCAVMLTEILKNFYVVPDESIEVSFHSTISVVPSAVPVRLVER; encoded by the coding sequence ATGAGCATGCGCAGTACACGCCCTTTACTTTCTCTCTATCGAGCCATTTACACGGCAGGCGTCGTCGCCCCTCTCATGGCGGCAATGCTCGCGTTATGGTTCGGCCTCAGCCGCCCGAGCTGGACCGGGCTGATCATCGCGGCGGCTCTCATCGGACTCCTGCTCTTCATCGCACGAAGGCGCCTGGCGGAATTCCGCTCATTGCATCACCTGCCGGGGCCGAAGCCTTCGTTCTTTCTCGGGAACACGGTCGACCTGTTGGCCGGCGGGCACGGCGGCCGGCACGAAACGCTCCAGGCCCTGCACGCCGAGTACGGGCCCATCGTTCGACTCCATTTGGCGTGGGGAAGCTCCCCCTTCGTGTCGCTGTCGTACGTGTCCCCCAACCTCTACAAGAAGGACCTGGACTCGCACCGTCGGGCCGACCGCACTGTGCTGGCCCGCAGCCTCATGGGTGTGGAGGGAGGCGAGCTGCACCGTTCCCGCCGGCAGGTGATGTCACCGTCCCTGACGAATCGCCGCGTCGCGGAACGGGCTTACGTCCTGAAGGACGTGTCCAGCGTGTACGTGGACAAGTGGAAGCACGTGGACGAGACGTACGACGGCCTGCAGTCCGACCTGCGCGACTGGAGCGTGAACTGCCTCAGCGCCTTCCTCTTCGGTGACGACTGGCATGTGCAGGCGGATCTGCACGAGTACCACCGCGCGCTCGGCGCCATCGAGGAAGAGGTGAGCTTCCGGGCGTTCCACCCGTTCTTCGTCAGGTGGATCTTCCCGAGGCGGCGGCGCCGGGTCAGGTCCGCGTATCGCCAGGTCGCCGTCGTCCTCGGCGCGGTGATGAGCCGCCGCGAGCAACGCGTTCCCCCCTCCTGTCCGGCACACCAACGGCCGGACGACCTGCTCGACCGGCTGACGCAGTCGCCCTGGTCATCCGAGGACCGCGTCGAAGAGATGATGTCCCTGGTGCTCGGCGGCGCCGATCCGATGTCCTACGTCCTGTCGCAGGCGCTGGTCATGCTGTCCCTGGATCCGCACGTGCAGGAAAAGGCGCGCAAGGCGATCGAGGCGGCCCCTCCGGAGGACGGCGACACCATCCCGGAGCCTTACGTCCGAAACATCGTCTACGAGACGCTGCGGCTCTTCCCGCCGGTCCCGTTCAGCGCGAAATTCACGAACGACCTGACCCTGGAGGAAAGAGGCGGGAACATCCCGCCGGGCACGGTCGTCATGTGGATGAAGAACGCCATCGGAAAGAATCCGAGCATTTTCAGCGAGGCGGACCGCTTCAACCCGGACCGATTCTCGGCAGACAGTACAGAGCACGACACCATCAACGATTTCCTTCCCTTCGGCGCCGGCCCTCGGCACTGCATAGGAAACCGGCTCGCCGAGCAGCAGTGCGCCGTCATGCTGACCGAGATCCTGAAGAACTTCTACGTCGTTCCGGACGAGAGCATCGAGGTGTCGTTCCACTCGACGATCTCCGTAGTGCCATCGGCCGTGCCGGTCAGGCTGGTCGAGCGCTGA
- the txtE gene encoding 4-nitrotryptophan synthase has protein sequence MPSPLSDPSIVPDPYPVYTDLAQREPVHWSEGLNAWAVMKYADCAAALKDPRLKAERMEEVLDVKFPGQPLPPESIYHRFTKNVMMYTDPPRHDALRRSTQAGFTRAAHEHYSQVIERVATDLVASVPVRTKEIDAVSALAAELPVRSAVRAFGVPEEDLDFVIPCVDTLMTYWSGPQDQPVQLDRLLELLTDLHTYASELVEGKRGKVVPDTVIARLAAAQDHLTETTPEQTVHQLVLLFIALFAPTTPGSLSSGMLSFAHNPDQIARFLADSACVDNTANEVVRYNASNQFTWRVAKTDVEVAGVRIGAGQSVALFLGAANRDPGVFERPGAFDLDRSNSAKHLSFGLGLHSCLGRQIANLQLKWFFVALLARFPGIRLAGEPTWNPNLEFRSLQSLPLRLS, from the coding sequence ATGCCCTCACCGCTCTCGGACCCGTCCATCGTGCCCGACCCCTATCCCGTCTACACCGACCTCGCTCAGCGCGAACCGGTCCACTGGTCCGAAGGCCTGAACGCCTGGGCGGTCATGAAGTACGCCGACTGCGCCGCCGCGCTGAAGGACCCCAGGCTCAAGGCCGAACGGATGGAAGAGGTGCTGGACGTGAAGTTCCCGGGCCAGCCGCTGCCGCCCGAAAGCATCTACCACCGGTTCACCAAGAACGTCATGATGTACACCGACCCGCCGCGTCACGACGCGCTCCGCAGGTCCACGCAGGCGGGCTTCACCCGCGCCGCCCACGAGCACTACAGCCAGGTCATCGAGCGCGTCGCGACCGACCTGGTCGCCTCGGTCCCCGTCCGCACCAAGGAGATCGACGCGGTCTCCGCTCTGGCCGCCGAGCTCCCCGTGCGCTCGGCCGTACGAGCCTTCGGTGTGCCGGAGGAGGACCTGGACTTCGTCATACCGTGCGTGGACACCCTCATGACGTACTGGTCCGGGCCCCAGGACCAACCGGTGCAGCTCGACCGTCTCCTCGAACTCCTCACGGACCTGCACACCTACGCGTCGGAGCTCGTCGAGGGCAAGCGCGGCAAAGTCGTCCCGGACACGGTCATCGCACGCCTCGCGGCCGCCCAGGACCACCTGACCGAGACCACGCCGGAGCAGACGGTGCACCAACTCGTGCTGCTCTTCATCGCATTGTTCGCCCCCACAACACCAGGCTCCCTCAGCAGCGGCATGCTCTCCTTCGCCCACAACCCGGATCAGATCGCCCGCTTCCTGGCTGACTCCGCATGCGTCGACAACACGGCGAACGAGGTCGTCCGCTACAACGCGTCCAACCAATTCACCTGGCGCGTCGCGAAGACGGACGTCGAGGTGGCCGGCGTACGCATCGGGGCGGGGCAGAGTGTCGCCCTCTTCCTGGGCGCGGCAAACCGGGACCCCGGCGTGTTCGAGCGGCCCGGCGCGTTCGATCTCGACCGGTCCAACAGCGCCAAGCATCTGTCCTTCGGCCTCGGGCTCCATTCCTGCCTCGGCAGGCAGATCGCCAACCTGCAGCTCAAATGGTTCTTCGTCGCACTACTCGCACGCTTCCCCGGCATCCGGCTGGCCGGCGAGCCCACCTGGAACCCGAACCTCGAATTCCGGTCCCTGCAGTCGCTGCCTCTCAGGCTCAGCTGA
- a CDS encoding nitric oxide synthase oxygenase, whose translation MNSNALPTLTSAHPATASGPDGIAVTDRDEAEEFLRQFHAEHPRQSVPLDRRLHQVRAAIDDAGTYRHTPGELAFGARVAWRNSRRCIGRLYWNSLRVLDRRDATHPEEIHQHLCEHLRQATNLGRIRPVISVFAPDTPGRRAPRVWNDQLIRYAGLRRDDGTVLGDAAYVGFTELVRRLGWQGPSGPFDVLPLVIDTADDKPQLFDLPRDLILEVPITHPDCRRIDDLGLRWHAVPAISNMRLRVGGIDYPLAPFNGWYMGTEIGARNLVDEDRYNLLPTVAACLGLDTSRESTLWRDRALVELNVAVLHSFHTAGARISDHHTESRNFLTHLGKEQRHGRSVPVDWSWIVPPVSGGITPVFHRYYDDADQRPNFYPDDREPDDASGQDGCPVRH comes from the coding sequence GTGAACTCCAACGCCCTTCCCACCCTCACGTCCGCCCACCCTGCCACCGCCTCGGGACCTGACGGCATCGCTGTCACGGACCGGGACGAGGCCGAGGAGTTCCTGCGCCAGTTCCATGCCGAGCATCCCCGCCAGTCCGTCCCGCTCGACCGGCGCCTCCACCAGGTGCGGGCCGCCATCGACGACGCGGGCACCTACCGCCACACCCCGGGCGAACTCGCCTTCGGTGCCCGCGTCGCGTGGCGCAACTCCAGGCGCTGCATCGGCCGCCTGTACTGGAACAGCCTGCGTGTCCTGGACCGCCGCGACGCCACCCATCCGGAAGAGATCCACCAGCACCTGTGCGAACACCTGCGCCAGGCGACCAACCTCGGCCGCATCCGCCCCGTGATCAGCGTCTTCGCCCCCGACACACCCGGCCGACGTGCCCCCCGGGTGTGGAACGACCAGCTCATCCGCTACGCCGGCCTCCGCCGCGACGACGGCACGGTACTGGGCGACGCGGCGTACGTGGGCTTCACCGAGCTGGTGCGCAGGCTCGGCTGGCAGGGTCCCAGTGGCCCTTTCGACGTACTGCCCCTGGTGATAGACACCGCTGATGACAAGCCCCAGCTCTTCGACCTGCCGCGGGATCTGATCCTGGAGGTCCCCATCACCCACCCGGACTGTCGGCGAATCGACGATCTGGGCCTGCGCTGGCACGCCGTACCGGCCATCTCCAACATGCGCCTGCGGGTCGGCGGCATCGACTACCCGCTCGCCCCGTTCAACGGCTGGTACATGGGCACCGAGATCGGCGCCCGCAACCTCGTCGACGAGGACCGCTACAACCTGCTGCCCACCGTCGCCGCCTGCCTCGGCCTGGACACCAGCAGGGAGAGCACGCTGTGGCGCGACCGCGCACTGGTCGAACTCAACGTCGCCGTCCTGCACTCCTTCCATACCGCGGGCGCCCGGATCAGCGACCACCACACCGAATCCCGCAACTTCCTCACCCACCTGGGCAAAGAACAACGCCACGGCCGCTCCGTCCCCGTGGACTGGAGCTGGATCGTCCCCCCGGTGTCAGGCGGCATCACCCCCGTCTTCCACCGCTACTACGACGACGCCGACCAGCGCCCCAACTTCTACCCCGACGACCGCGAGCCTGACGATGCGTCAGGCCAGGACGGGTGCCCCGTTCGACATTGA
- a CDS encoding magnesium and cobalt transport protein CorA, with translation MSERRHLRALRAFKKPAKRPSQPRPAAEQRGPAAAAEPQAVRESSVITAAIYRDGVRTSTHDSLAETFGKLREEDGGMAWIGLHRPTEAELLSVAEEFDLHPLAVEDALEAHQRPKLERYGDTLFVVLRAARYLDDAEEVDFGELHIFVGPDFVITVRHGAAPNLAAVRRRMEDSPDLLKQGPEAVLYAILDAVVDDYAPVVVGVENDVDEIETEVFRGDPKVSRRIYELSREMVEFQRATRPLIRILEGLTAGFEKYGIDEELRRYLRDVADHATHVTERVDGFRLALQDILAVNATLVTQQQNEEMKQLAHASHAQNEEIKKISSWAAILFAPTLVGTIYGMNFETMPELKWAVGYPFALALMGVVCLSLYVVFKRRDWL, from the coding sequence GTGTCCGAGCGTCGTCACCTGCGTGCCCTGCGCGCGTTCAAGAAGCCCGCCAAGCGCCCCTCCCAGCCCCGCCCTGCCGCCGAGCAGCGCGGACCGGCCGCCGCGGCCGAGCCGCAGGCGGTCCGCGAGTCCAGCGTGATCACTGCCGCGATCTACCGCGACGGAGTCCGCACCAGTACCCATGACTCGCTCGCCGAGACCTTCGGCAAGCTTCGCGAGGAGGACGGCGGGATGGCCTGGATCGGCCTGCACCGGCCGACCGAGGCCGAGCTGCTGTCCGTCGCCGAGGAATTCGACCTGCACCCCCTCGCGGTCGAGGACGCCCTGGAAGCCCACCAGCGGCCCAAGCTGGAACGCTACGGCGACACCCTGTTCGTCGTCCTGCGCGCCGCCCGCTACCTGGACGACGCCGAAGAGGTCGACTTCGGCGAGCTGCACATCTTCGTCGGACCCGATTTCGTGATCACTGTCCGCCACGGCGCCGCCCCGAACCTGGCCGCTGTCCGGCGTCGCATGGAGGACAGCCCGGATCTCCTCAAGCAGGGTCCCGAGGCCGTGCTGTACGCGATCCTCGACGCGGTCGTCGACGACTATGCGCCGGTGGTGGTCGGCGTGGAGAACGACGTCGACGAGATCGAGACCGAGGTCTTCCGCGGCGACCCGAAGGTCTCCCGCCGCATCTACGAACTCTCCCGGGAAATGGTGGAATTCCAGCGCGCCACCAGACCGCTGATCAGGATCCTGGAAGGGCTGACGGCCGGATTCGAGAAGTACGGCATCGACGAGGAACTGCGCCGCTACCTGCGCGACGTCGCCGACCACGCCACCCACGTCACCGAGCGCGTCGACGGCTTCCGCCTCGCTCTACAGGACATCCTGGCCGTGAACGCCACGCTCGTCACCCAGCAGCAGAACGAAGAGATGAAGCAGCTGGCCCACGCCAGCCACGCCCAGAACGAGGAGATCAAGAAGATCTCGTCCTGGGCGGCGATCCTCTTCGCACCGACTCTGGTCGGCACGATCTACGGCATGAACTTCGAGACCATGCCCGAGCTCAAGTGGGCCGTCGGCTACCCCTTCGCCCTGGCCCTCATGGGTGTGGTGTGCCTCAGCCTGTACGTGGTCTTCAAGCGCAGGGACTGGCTCTGA
- a CDS encoding quercetin 2,3-dioxygenase: MTETGRSAPIALHRAEGEGEALWFLDFLATVKGSSAEMNGAASVIEHLGRRGSGSPLHVHHNDDEWWYVLDGEMAFWVAGQVIQAKTGAFVYGPRHVPHTFLVTSDEARFLHVTEPGGFDGFTRSLGRPARALEIPSEEIAPLDLERLPAIAAEYGIEVLGPPGIPTAIPDFGHQKETP, from the coding sequence ATGACAGAGACTGGCAGGTCCGCACCGATCGCTCTGCATCGCGCCGAGGGTGAGGGAGAGGCGCTTTGGTTTCTTGATTTCCTTGCGACGGTCAAGGGTTCGTCGGCGGAAATGAACGGGGCGGCGTCCGTCATCGAACACCTCGGCCGGCGCGGTTCAGGCTCGCCACTGCACGTGCACCACAACGATGACGAGTGGTGGTACGTACTCGATGGGGAGATGGCCTTCTGGGTGGCGGGCCAGGTCATTCAGGCAAAGACCGGGGCTTTCGTCTACGGCCCCCGCCATGTGCCCCACACGTTCCTCGTGACCTCTGACGAGGCCAGGTTCCTCCATGTCACGGAGCCCGGAGGATTCGACGGGTTCACGCGTTCCCTCGGGAGGCCCGCGCGCGCCCTGGAGATTCCGTCGGAAGAGATCGCCCCGCTGGACCTTGAGCGGCTGCCCGCCATCGCCGCCGAGTACGGAATCGAGGTGCTCGGACCTCCCGGCATCCCGACCGCGATCCCCGACTTCGGACACCAGAAGGAGACCCCGTGA